The DNA region tataaaagCAACTGGTTTTGAATAAAGAAACTTCACCAAAATTGGCTGGTCCATCTCTTTACAAAGGAAGTCCCCTAATgttactattttgagatcacgaATACGAAGCCTGATCCTTCAAAGTTCAGACGTAACACTGACTCCTCAAAATTTATTTAAGATTTGGTGTGAGAAATGAGCATCACTCTCTTAAACATAAGATTTTAGATTTCCAAAGTGTTTTATTCATTGTAATGTTGTATTATGTTATGATCATATTCGGTAAGTAAAGATCAGTCTATATTCCAACACATATGAGCATGACTATTCACTGATTCATTTATTAAGATATGAGAATTATTATATAGAACCcaaaatagtttattaaatgATATAGAAGGAACTTGAAGCATCGAAATCACTAGAGTTATTTACTTTCTTGAAAAACGTATCGTAATTACATAAGTCGGTTTCTATATTATATAATCATTACATATTTTGAAGAAtgaagttaaaaaaaataaaaaaaacggtTTAGCCGAAATATAACTTCTCGgcgaatttattttcaaatatgtgTTTTCTCACAGTGCTGCGCTTTTATATGTTTTCTGGGTACAACAAAGCTTTTTTAAGCAATATAACAAATCGAAAAAGTAAACAAAAGCACTTGTTCTTCTTTCCAAATCTTTccgaatagaacgtggagcacgGTTGCAGTAACCGCTATGTCCGACTTTAGTCCTTCATGTGGCacattgtcaggtcctgcttcTTACCTGttattgatttgtctgatggccatgttgCTTTCTTCCGTCTCTTTGGTTTACCATATTTTTGTGTCAGCTTCTTCGTCGTTTTATATGGTTGTTCGACATTTCCTTCTTTTGCAGCTCGTTCCACTGTCGTTACTGGGTCTTCcgcgtatttctgcttgtcggctctaatttTCCTCTACACTTGATTGtttgcttttgtgtattcagctttttccttgactttctctgctcttgtttggCTTtcgttaattgctgtcttcttgctCTTAATTTCTTAAATCTTGTTTAGGTTTTTGATAGAGatacattccttatgatgatgcttgttgtggcccagaacctcctaACACGTTGAATTCGGTGCTattttgatccctttccagttgtcctttATAGTTATTTCTTCTTCTTCCGGTAGATCCTGTGAGGCTTGGAGCCAGTTGATGATAGTTAacttgaattggttgagtttgttagCATCTCGAAAGAAGGCTGTGTTGAACCGTTGTAATGCTGattgtccagttgtccaataCTTCTAtagcttcagtttcatgttGGCAACCATCAGGTGGTGATATGACGTTATCTTAGTACCTTTCCTGGTTCTGATGTCTTTCATTGTCCTTTTGAACTTTCtactgatgcaaatatattCGATCTGGTTCTTTTTAGTGCAATCCGGTGAGATCAATGTAGTTTTGTGCATGCGTGTTTAAAGGAGTTTAGAGTTGCATGTgcccattttgttgaatgcgcATAAATTTGACTTCTGCCACCATTGTCGTTTATTTGTCTGAGTTCATGTCGTCCCATTATATCTTCATATCTGATGTTGTCCATTTAGACTTTTCGCGTTCAGGTCTTCTATGAGTATGATAAAGTACTTTTCTGGGCACTTTACTATGATCGATTGCATTCTCTGGTAAAAATTATCTTTATCCTCGTCGTTGCTTTATTGTTGAATGCAGAATCTTGGGCAACATTTGTTATAattccctcctttgttttgTAGGATACTTTGGTGATTCTATGTTCATgtgattcccatcctataagtgtttTTTATCCTCTTTTTGGTCAGTGCAACTTTCTGCATGTGGGGAGTATTATCTCTTTCGAATCCAATATTTTCTACTCCGTTTGGGTTCAATGTGTTTCAGTTATTCTGTgcaacgtatatatatatatatgaggctACCTTTATCTATTTGGAAATCAAAGAACATATGAAGACTTTATTTATACCAGAAATATCTTGTTAAAATCTGTATACTTTTAGTGTACAGTGGAGTTTTGCCGTAAGCTGATTTTTGTAGAACTCGTTACTAATCTGTAACAAACATTGGTCCagcatttaaaatttatttataaaaatataacttTTGAGTATTTTTTAAGAATACTATGGAATTCAgatattcttttcaatttaCATACTTGTTAACTTTGAATCATATCATTGTTGGCTTTTAACAGCATAAAACAACTTTGCTCTTCATTATTCAATAAGCTGTCAATATTTAATTATatcttttcttcatttttatataGGATGTTAGAGATACGGTATTTCTTTCGATTAACGATCAACTGGATTATGTTTGTCGTATGTTACATAAAGATAAAAAACTCTCCAATGGTTTTCACATGATTGGTATATCACAGGGTGGACTGCTTGTTAGAGCATTGGTCCAAAAATGCAATTTTTCGAAAGTCGGCACAGTTGTTTCTATTGGAGGACTTCAACAGGGCATATTTGGGATTCCGAGATGCATCAATACTGGTTTTGTTCCATATTGCTTATGGTTAAATAAGTTTTTATCTGATATAGTGTATACTGAATACATTCAAAATCGGTGAGGTCCAGAGAAATTATTTTGAGGTGTCTTTGTGAATTTACTAATTTTACTAATTTATTGTATTGTTCAATATCTGGTTAAACCTCCTCACATGGATTTCCTGTATCAAATATATGCGTACTTCTTGACTTAAGCACACCTAGTCCAGTACTGCATTCGGAAACTACACTGCTTAATTGAGATCTTTTCGCATGAATTTTACATATCTCACACTGTAATATAAGTAAGAACATTAAATCAAAATACTGTCATCCAAAAATTCGTTTGTTTTAAGTAATATTATAAGTAATATAAAACATCATAGAAATTTCCTCAATATACTCTTCAAGTCTTTTCTAAAATCACTCTTAATCAAAAAATTAAATTGTTACAATATTATATACACAGACATGTTACTAAACAtcacttctttttttcattttgtttactaCATAACAAGCTTTGTCCCGGCACAATACTGGCATGATCCATTTAAAGAAAATGTTTATCGTAAATACTCTCGATTTTTAGCTGATATTAATCAGGAAAATGTAAGTACTGTTGATCACGAATGAATTTGTGTAACTAAAGTCTGAAAAATTTAAAGTTTTACAAACTTTCAATGTCAATAAATTTACATAAGCGAAGAGATTTCACTTACTTTTTGTATATAGATACTTGGAGACTCACAAATATTCTTGTTTGGCAACTGAACTGGTAGTAGTAGAAAGTTAAATCAAAagcaaaaaattaaaaatatcagTAAAACTAATCTTTATTCCATAAAAATGACACATATCTCCAGTGTTTAAAAAGTAAGTCTGATAACGATCACCGTGAATCACTGACCATTTCAAATATCAAATAACATCTGGGTCGTAGTTATTCTGTAATGTAATGCTTTTATTATTCTTCTGCTTAATTACAGACAGATATAGTCAACTCGTAGGTGCGAGTACCTTACAATCCACAAGGATACCGCGgattctattattatttagcATATTAAAACTAATTAGTTCACAAATTGATATTATTCGGTGTTAcgcaaaaatgaatttaaagctaaatgaaataaatgtattcTGAAATATTAGTATATAATTAATCTGCTTGTGGATATTTAAACGTTTTCTAACTTTAGACTTCCACTTCATATCCAATATTCAGTTGCTACTGATTACATCTTTCCGTAAACGTCCATAGAATTTTCTGGAGAATTACTGACGAGTTGTCACTTTATCATTTCATGATCTCAGTAACTTCAGAAGAATTAGTTAAGCAATTATCGTTTTTAACATAGAATTTAATGATTTTAACGTTCTTTTCCTTTTATTTAAGCGAATAAACGAAACATACCGTGAAAATATGAAGAAAATTCAACGATTAGTATTGGTGAAGTTTACCAACGACACCACAGTACTTCCCAGCGAATCATCAGTATGTATACAAACTACAATATATATAAAGTTACATATATAGTCTTTAAGTTGCTTGTTGTTTCATCTTAGATATGAATATCCTAAATACTagttcattaatattattttaagtCTCTGAGAAATGCTTGACATTTTGAGTTCACGACTTGTCAAATTCATTTTTAAGATATGACGTTGCTGTGAAATCACTTTGAAAGTGATCAATTTGTTACGCTTACATACAAGTTACTGGATGCCGAACAGTGTACTACTTCATAGTAAGGTTTgatcaaatatattattaagCGTTATGATTAACATTTAAAGAGTTAATATCCTAAAAACACTTACCAAGTGTTCGTTAATTTCGTCATTCATTTAAATGTGGCTAACATGTTTTATCTCCTATGTGATCAATTTCCAGTGATGTCAGATTATCTATCGTCAAGattaatattgaatgaaatccTAAGATAATTCGATTAGACTATAATACATGAACGACCGTTGACAGGGGCTAAAACGAGAAAATTCTTTTACTAAGGTCAGTATGAGGAACTAAGATTAGGAGTTAGAATTGCAAGTTAAGATTAAGAATTGGTGTTAAAGTCCTCATCATGAAGTGACACCAACCATAATGTCGAAATTCGGATTAGCCATATGGATCAATGAATTTCTCATTAAAATCCAAGACTtgctatcttaaatctgattggttcgtccataaattatagtcttgctaACAATTCTACACTTATGATTTATTAATCTTCCTAATTAGAACTAAGGTATATAAAGATGTACTAATCATGTATCTTGATGTTTATCAGTGAAAGCTAATACATTTATCTGAAAAATATGATTTGATATTCTACTAAAAGAAGCTCATTGGTTTTAAATAATACGATACTTACCTGTGTTCCTTGAATTCACTCAATGTATCtcacatatttatacatatacatttttgaaaattttttaaataatatagttAATATTTATGAATTGAATTTTAATTCAGTGGTTCGGATTCTATCGACGTGGATCATCAACAGATATAATAAAGCTGCGAGATAGTATTCTATACAATGAAGTAAGTAATCAATTCAAATATACTAACTAAACTTCTGTTTTATGAGGCTTTCCTTCCTATTAGTCAAATCATAAAATTGGACAATAATGATAAAGAGTATTGGTGAAACTGATCATAGTTTGAAAACATTTTTCTGATGGTTGATTCTCACAACAAATAAAGAAAATCGAATTCTCTTAAACAACCAACACAGTTTGATGATGCTGATATATAACAGTTGAAATAGTCAGTTAATCGGACATATGAGATCAATATGACATTTTTAAGGTGGCTATTTATTCCCTTTAAGTTTTATCCTACCTTTAACGGACATGATCATTAGTTTACATAATAAAATTAGTGAGGCGAGTAAACAAATTTAACAGAGTTAAATGCGAAAGATTGGTTCAGTGAAAATTTCTCTTTTAGGCGAGTTtgttttcaaagctgtacaatcacaagtatatatatatatatatatatatatactagtttTTTTCCGgttgacaataataatgataacaaactTCTATTATACATGGGGACAGTGAGGTAGAATAAACGAAGGtatgaaaaaacattttttaatcaAGGAaactaataatcgtttgattgttaatggcttaattATTCATCATAAAGATAAATAGGGAAATTATCAATAGAAAAGGATGATCCATCATGGTAAGATAAAATGATGAAATTGAGAATAAATGTAATCAAGAGGATCatggaaacagaaataaaccagattacatttaatctcagTTTCAACATGCTGAGTTATcttttcccaatgataatttccccaTCTATCTTTTGAGGAATATTTAAGCCATTACCAATCAAACGATTATCAGTTTCCctgtttaaaaaaaactgtaatacctttgtttattctacctcaCTGTCTCCATGTTTAatagaagtttattattattgttattattattattattgcaattATTATCATCCGGACAAAActtagtatatatatacttgCGATTGCTCAGCTTCGAAAATGAACTCATctaaaagagaactcttcactgaaccaatctttcttatttattgtcttaatgggtgtattccgtttactaaAGTTAAATGTGTCAAGTGAATGCATTCGAAAAAAATCCCAACTTAACTAAATAACATGAAGATCAAAGTGAACAAAACtcgtcaaataaataaatcagacaAAGTTTCAGTTAATAGTATAATGATAACAACTGATTATTTTTCGTATTTATCCGTAAAGAAAAACTAGATCGAGTATAGTTATTACATAGAAATCAATTAACAGATTATTGTAACATAGTGCAAATCAAATTAACTATCATTATCATCTTCATTGTAAATAATATcgtgacgacggaccacgggtGAACTTGCGGAAGCTGTAaaaggctcagaaggagccgaagatgtTCCACccaatcacctttcggaagaatattctcgaattcctacgtgtagcttcccgactGAACAATGTTAATAgcccccctgtatgcggattggaggactgtaatgatgactttgttcttactaaaaactataaatacctgacaattttgtactatgattgacactgtttcgaataatattcctttcattagtcttctgtcttcttattgcgacttgaaagggttttggtgttctagtgttTTGTCATACGCGCTATATCAAGAAATCAACACttaagttataacaaatatattctttCAATAAGTATTATTTCCAAACAATTTCATTAAatctacaattgattgatcattgaatgataattaatgtcatgtatgtcaagttcTTTTTAGAGCAGACCAAAtgttatcgatcaagttgcaatttGACTATTAGTTTTGTTAGGTTATAagcttcacgagttcacttaatctgtgaacgagaacaaaacTCAGtaaccaaagaccagtaatctagctattgatgcgttccagccccgctatctagaaggagaagtccaagcttggtatggaaaatatattctgcaaacagccagaaaacgagcgagctcacaaacacaatttaaaacgtatatatacaaatatatataatcgatattgtcatgggagatttttaaacattaattaatgAGTTCACcatcatttaatcgataagttaatcgatatgataaaatttaaaaaaaatatataagtttTGGGGATATATCGTCCCCAACAAGTTTGAatctttttataattttatcaaagttttctttatcatttaattttcataaatttaatttgtattttataatgtttttaattcattttgatattcacccatatatattcttataatttttttttaggATCGTTTAGGACTTAAAGTACTTGATAAAAGAGGTGATTTACATCTTATAGAAAAAAATGGTGAACATTTAAATTTTACTAATCAATggtttattgataatattttaattcgttatatgaaataatattgaccaataaaaatcaatgttcatttcaatattttgtttgtttgtttgttttttcgtttgtttttcttCCGTAATATTTTTTGGTTAAACAAATAAACCCCTTCTAATCAGATcgttttatgtttttttttgctTCCCTTCGTAAACATATTACATAacttataaaatcaataaaaatatattgtgAATATTTGCTTTTTATACATCTTAGTTACTTCTTATAAGATAATAACAACTTCATTAAAATCTAAACTGAATTAACTCTACTGTTATATTataagaaggggttttttgttgTGAAggttttttagaaatttcaatcgttgaaatcatgagttaattgaagctagactgctgaagagtcctatactaggacaaaatgatcGTCCAGTGTTTCAAAGTTTTCtacagtggtctagcttcaattaacttatgatttcaacgattgaaatttcTACTGTTATATGCTCATAAATGAAGTATCAGTGTGAATTagatttaatcattttaatcataatGTTAGTAAATCAGATAAACAAAAGTTAACTGTTCAAAGGAAAGTATTTTAAAAGCTGAAATACAAATCAGTATTTAATGCATGAATTATTATGTTAAATTATCTATACTATTTAAAACATTGAATAAGTAGGTTTTCAATGAAATCTAGTACCAACCAAAGTACATCACAATTACTTAATTAACAAGTCATTTGTATGGTAAGATTTTGAGTAAAACATGTGAAACTGTGAATAACTAATAATTTTAAGATCTTAATGGAGGTTTTACTTGAATGCTAACTgtgaggctataatttatggacgacgttTGAGCAACACTAGACCGACCTTGAGAGGGTTTACTTAATAATTACgactaaataagggttataaaccagtatgaaGAATTAGAATCTTTATCTATAGTTGGTGGTTAGGGttggaaattagatttagggttttcatcacgaagtgacatcaactaaaatgtcaaaactctatttagatGAAGGAATTTTGCTTCTAAATCCAatatctgttatcttatatctgattgattcgtttaTGAATTTTAGTTTCACCGTGTAAACCGCACTCCAAAAAGATTCATGCGATCGGTCGATTCAACCACAATGAAGAATATTCCTCAAACCATTAAAATCCAATGACTatcattataatatttttaacttTGTAGGAATTTAAAAGACTTCATTAAAAGTACTAAATTGCTACTGAATATTTCAAAAGTTCAATGTTTTACAGAACCCTTGTTTCATCACTTTGTTATCTTCATTGACAAGGTAACATTTATGTAATGAGTCATTACAATTGTGTTTGAATGATATCTAACCTTAATAATAAATTCTGAAAGGTAGAggtgtggtgtgggttacttataccCGCACAAGTaatatataacggtggtcaggcatagaatgtagtTCAGTAGAgggtcgatgaggaaagaacgaGAAAACGAATAAACAATGGAATCTGAGACAAAGGATTGATGTTTGtaacaggaacagtcaagtttgagatgatggattgatattttgcaaattaatgatttactatatgattctcagatttcattgagatgctctgtattTTCGTGtcgaatacattcgattttcTTCAccggtgttcttgttcactagtGCGACACGTATTTAGTATAAACATGGTTTCCTGATaaaattaagtaagtaattaaatacTTAGTGATATATAAATTTGATGGAAAAGGATGGAACGAGTGTTGGTTTCCATTTTTCCTCTTTAATTTTATCAACTCGATATATTTTCATTCAGTATGTATAGATTGATGATTGTagattgtaattttattttctatgtGAGTATAAGCTTATATGAAATTCAATTGTTCGACATATATGGGATTTATCGATTACAGTTATAATTGACACGAACTCCTACAAAATGTCATACTTGTTAGAAAAAAGGTACTACTACGACTGTGTAAAATATTGCTTAATTATAAATTCTAACATTATAAAATGCTTCACAGAggcaaataaacaaaacaataaccAGTcactaaataaacaataaaaaagaaacaatagacaatataaaagaagaaaatgaaGAGTATAGATAAACATAAAAATCTTTAGTTAAAATTAGAAAAGGTAAATCTTCCAAGGCAATCACAAGAATAATCAAACTTTATTAGAGTTGGTAACATCAATTCAGGGACGATAACCACTAACACATTTTCTTTAATATCTTTATCACGAGCTTGGAGAAACCGATACATGTTTTTGCACTCACTTCTTGCAGGTTACGTGTGTTCGGTAATGTCCAGTGTGTAGTAGTCAAGCTACTCAACTGCAATAATTCTAGTTAGTTTAGCAGTCATTTGTAGATTTCTATATTCAGCTACATGGACTTTAGATACTGGCAGCTATCACACTACCAGGTAGGAGGTTGGTTGATTACAATGTGAAAAGGGATTTTCGAGAAAGGAATGGTGCTAAGGTGATCATAAGAATAATAGGATTTTATTAGAATTAGTAAAATCTTTTCAGGAACGCTCACCGCTCACACATTTTCTTCTAATCCGAATTCTCTCATAACCTTTGCCCTTCGATTGGTTACCA from Schistosoma haematobium chromosome ZW, whole genome shotgun sequence includes:
- the PPT1_3 gene encoding Palmitoyl-protein thioesterase 1 (EggNog:ENOG410VCIG~COG:I,O~BUSCO:EOG091G0HJH~SECRETED:SignalP(1-19)) translates to MYTMLTWILLFSNYPWISSEKLPVLIWHGMSDHGNSFGMDLLSQLVKQAIPGIYVKTISTNIFNIEDVRDTVFLSINDQLDYVCRMLHKDKKLSNGFHMIGISQGGLLVRALVQKCNFSKVGTVVSIGGLQQGIFGIPRCINTGFVPYCLWLNKFLSDIVYTEYIQNRFVPAQYWHDPFKENVYRKYSRFLADINQENRINETYRENMKKIQRLVLVKFTNDTTVLPSESSWFGFYRRGSSTDIIKLRDSILYNEDRLGLKVLDKRGDLHLIEKNGEHLNFTNQWFIDNILIRYMK
- the PPT1_3 gene encoding Palmitoyl-protein thioesterase 1, variant 2 (EggNog:ENOG410VCIG~COG:I,O~BUSCO:EOG091G0HJH), translated to MDLLSQLVKQAIPGIYVKTISTNIFNIEDVRDTVFLSINDQLDYVCRMLHKDKKLSNGFHMIGISQGGLLVRALVQKCNFSKVGTVVSIGGLQQGIFGIPRCINTGFVPYCLWLNKFLSDIVYTEYIQNRFVPAQYWHDPFKENVYRKYSRFLADINQENRINETYRENMKKIQRLVLVKFTNDTTVLPSESSWFGFYRRGSSTDIIKLRDSILYNEDRLGLKVLDKRGDLHLIEKNGEHLNFTNQWFIDNILIRYMK